From a region of the Trichoderma atroviride chromosome 6, complete sequence genome:
- a CDS encoding uncharacterized protein (TransMembrane:1 (o12-32i)), which produces MPQNEPSPPGISRLLAILGLLTALLASVVYVIDQDLDRFYVFETDHLHDLAQRGIAQHGNDTRGIVKYIVDELNEKVPGYVNLDEDWVFNNAGGAMGGMYILHASVTEYLIIFGTAVGTEGHTGRHTADDYFHILSGTQMAYVPGEYEPEIYPPGSVHHLRRGDVKQYKMPEACFALEYARGWIPPMLFFGFADGLTSTLDFPTLWKTTYITGQQMIGNLLKGKL; this is translated from the exons ATGCCTCAAAACGAGCCCTCACCCCCGGGCATCAGCCGCCTCCTCGCCATTCTAGGCCTCCtcacggcgctgctggcctccGTCGTCTACGTGATCGACCAGGACCTGGACCGCTTCTACGTCTTTGAGACGGACCACCTGCACGATCTGGCGCAGAGGGGCATCGCTCAGCACGGCAACGACACGAGGGGCATTGTCAAGTACATTGTCGACGAGCTCAACGAAAAGGTGCCTGGATATGTGAATCTCGACGAGGACTGGGTGTTTAACAATGCGGGCGGCGCTATGGGCGGCATGTACATTCTCCACGCCA GTGTAACTGAatatctcatcatcttcggcACCGCCGTCGGCACAGAAGGCCACACCGGCCGCCACACCGCCGACGACTACTTCCACATCCTCTCCGGCACGCAGATGGCCTACGTGCCCGGCGAGTACGAGCCCGAAATCTACCCGCCGGGCAGCGTGCACCACCTGCGCCGCGGCGACGTCAAGCAGTACAAGATGCCCGAGGCCTGCTTCGCGCTCGAGTACGCGCGCGGCTGGATCCCGCccatgctcttctttggcttcgcCGACGGCCTGACCAGCACGCTGGATTTCCCGACGCTGTGGAAGACGACGTACATTACGGGCCAGCAGATGATTGGCAATCTGCTCAAGGGCAAGCTCTGA
- a CDS encoding uncharacterized protein (TransMembrane:2 (i52-69o89-109i)), with amino-acid sequence MSSGLARVSTPAKQVATAPTANSPGTWRHPRLHEIARRRDASNFSEKNVRRIIYNIIALLLMWCLQLLAKFKLDAQMFPKSFRQYFGWAWFLVQLVPFIQIGMACLPLVRPKDELSDIPLTATQRKLLGLNPALGTATPDAKFSTPPRYSRTPSMAGSVGSRASYNGSPLEGRGSPVPFSPSQSFAGSVSQFSPNPMGSPLSQSVNGMSHRTSSFGSPSAFSSSFNGGNFGASTSSNVFSDPASPSPSAGKRTSIGLNSKWLYEKGRKSTSGSTWVY; translated from the exons ATGTCATCGGGTCTGGCTAGGGTGAGCACACCCGCGAAGCAGGTCGCGACAGCCCCAACTGCCAATAGTCCAGGCACATGGAGACATCCCCGACTCCACGAGATCGCCAGGCGCCGCGATGCCTCAAACTTCTCCGAGAAAAATGTGCGGCGCATTATCTATAACATCATTGCCTTGCTGTTGATGTGGTgcctccagctgctggccaagttcaAGCTCGACGCGCAAAT GTTCCCCAAGTCGTTTCGACAATACTTTGGCTGGGCGTGGTTTCTCGTCCAGCTGGTGCCCTTTATCCAGATTGGCATGGCATGCCTGCCGCTTGTCCGCCCCAAGGACGAGCTCTCCGATATCCCGCTGACGGCTACGCAGCGGAAACTGCTGGGACTGAACCCGGCACTTGGCACAGCAACTCCCGACGCAAAATTCAGCACCCCGCCGCGATATTCGCGAACGCCGTCCATGGCTGGATCTGTGGGGAGCAGAGCTAGTTACAACGGCTCTCCTCTCGAAGGGCGAGGAAGCCCTGTCCCTTTTTCTCCATCCCAGAGCTTTGCCGGCTCCGTCTCCCAATTCTCCCCCAACCCCATGGGGAGCCCTCTATCGCAGAGTGTTAATGGCATGAGCCATAGGACATCTTCCTTTGGATCACCAAGCGCCTTTAGCAGCTCCTTCAATGGCGGCAACTTTGGCGCGAGCACCTCGTCAAATGTCTTTTCTGATCCCGCCTCACCAAGCCCGTCAGCAGGTAAGAGGACAAGCATTGGGCTCAACAGCAAGTGGCTGTACGAGAAGGGAAGGAAATCAACCTCCGGGAGCACTTGGGTTTACTGA
- a CDS encoding uncharacterized protein (EggNog:ENOG41~TransMembrane:1 (o228-245i)~BUSCO:EOG092D2TLM) has product MANKVDRIVARLQEKITDGDFYEAQQQTRVAASRYIKTQNWSAAIDILYSVAQSLLKAQQGGSGGDLCAMMLDVYKQAELKPDATSKGRLLTCLRLFDPLEPTRKKFITESVGWSAKFGEYPAGDPEIHHVAGSLYAEEHETYEAERHLVLGTKDSPEVLINMEYAWYKEGDAHMAPHFAARAVLPYLLVGNVRAATATYRLFISALTNDNPALGVQDVSSNTSDIRIFPSLPLLNFLGLLLLAIQRGAPEVYKGLISKYASQIDEAEAWAEPLEMIGEMYFGIQKPRQSNPLMDMMSGLFGGGGAAPPQQARRPGLQAPAAEGLD; this is encoded by the exons ATGGCCAACAAAGTCGACCGCATCGTCGCCCGGCTGCAGGAAAAGATCACCGATGGCGACTTTTACgaagcgcagcagcagacgcGAGTCGCCGCCTCCCGTTACATCAAGACGCAGAACTGGTCTGCTGCCATCGACATTCTCTACAGTGTCGCGCAGTCGCTGCTCAAGGCCCAGCAGGGCGGCAGCGGAGGGGACCTGTGTGCCATGATGTTGGACGTGTATAAGCAGGCTGAGCTGAAGCCTGATGCGACGAGCAAGGGGAGGCTGTTGACGTGTTTGCGGCTGTTTGATCCGCTGGAGCCTACGAGGAAGAAGTTTATCACTGAGAGCGTGGG ATGGTCTGCCAAGTTTGGCGAATACCCTGCTGGCGATCCTGAAATACATCATGTTGCCGGTTCACTATACGCAGAAGAACACGAGACGTACGAGGCCGAGCGACACCTGGTATTGGGAACCAAGGACTCTCCCGAAGTACTAATCAACATGGAGTACGCCTGGTACAAAGAGGGAGACGCCCATATGGCACCGCACTTTGCAGCACGAGCCGTTCTACCCTATCTCCTTGTCGGTAACGTCCGCGCCGCTACCGCAACCTACCGACTCTTCATCAGCGCCCTCACAAACGACAACCCAGCCCTCGGCGTCCAAGATGTCTCCAGCAACACTTCCGACATTCGAATCTTCCCCAGCTTGCCGCTGCTCAACTTCCTgggcctgctgctcctggCCATCCAGCGAGGCGCCCCCGAAGTCTACAAGGGCCTGATTTCCAAGTATGCGTCGCAGATAGATGAGGCGGAGGCGTGGGCGGAGCCCCTAGAGATGATTGGCGAGATGTACTTTGGCATTCAGAAGCCGAGACAGAGCAATCCCTTGATGGATATGATGAGCGGACTGTTTGGTGGAGGCGGAGCGGCGCCGCCCCAGCAGGCACGACGACCGGGGCTGcaagctcctgctgctgagggGCTCGACTAG
- a CDS encoding uncharacterized protein (EggNog:ENOG41): MADRTRSAAALNGTRTTRSSGLANVPSGGSSSNNNSKTSLFRSHFIRRPNAPSADPAAESVRRDAEMTPRAEASDLVVRDQHGEVEIGNPPTPVVDDEEELQALEYQQENEREKQRLAEAIRHYQISHSSIADQPDALFEAVRESNRAKVNALAEDNWMFEPEEQPRIP, translated from the exons atggCGGACCGCACTcgaagcgctgctgctcttaaCGGGACACGCACCACCCGAAGTTCCGGCCTCGCAAACGTCcccagcggcggcagctccagcaacaacaacagcaagaCAAGCCTCTTCCGGAGCCACTTCATCAGACGACCCAACGCGCCCTCTGCAGACCCGGCGGCGGAGAGCGTGCGCCGGGACGCGGAGATGACGCCGCGGGCCGAGGCCTCGGATCTTGTTGTGAGAGACCAGCACGGCGAAGTCGAGATTGGAAACCCGCCGACGCCGGTGgtggatgacgaggaggagtTGCAGGCGTTGGAGTATCAGCAGGAGAATGAAA GGGAGAAACAGCGTCTAGCAGAGGCGATTCGGCATTATCAAATTAGCCACAGCTCTATAGCTGATCAGCCTGACG CCCTCTTCGAAGCTGTGCGTGAGAGCAACAGAGCCAAGGTCAACGCTTTAGCTGAAGACAACTGGATGTTCGAGCCAGAAGAACAGCCGCGCATTCCATGA
- a CDS encoding uncharacterized protein (EggNog:ENOG41~TransMembrane:4 (i20-39o59-78i99-127o139-157i)~BUSCO:EOG092D4DWT) yields the protein MEEERLWKFRKPEWLNSMWARNAGVYGAGALFSIAFYVMLDSAVWSKSAKNGSNVHVKFVDWLPLIFSSLGMLIINSVEKQRLSTDSFSYSGSGVAWKARVVLFLGFAALAGGMAGGVTVFVLKFIVPGVGMPALSMGIENLVSNALVGFSSVVLWISQNMEDEYSYNLSL from the exons atggaagaagagcgccTTTGGAAGTTTAGGAAACCCGAGTGGTTAAACAGCATGTGGGCTCGGAACGCTGGCGTCTAcggcgctggagctctg TTCTCCATCGCCTTTTACGTTATGCTCGACTCCGCCGTCTGGTCCAAGTCGGCCAAGAACGGATCCAACGTCCACGTCAAATTCGTCGACTGGCTACcgctcatcttctccagcctgGGCATGCTCATCATCAACTCGGTCGAGAAACAGCGCCTCAGCACCGACTCTTTCAGTTATAGCGGATCTGGTGTCGCATGGAAGGCGCGTGTGGTCTTGTTCTTGGGGTTCGCGGCCCTTGCGGGCGGTATGGCCGGAGGTGTCACCGTTTTTGTCCTCAAGTTCATCGTTCCGGGCGTCGGCATGCCGGCTCTGAGCATGGGTATCGAGAATCTAGTTAGCAACGCTCTGGTCGGTTTCAG CTCTGTCGTTCTATGGATCAGCCAAAACATGGAGGACGAGTACTCCTACAACCTTTCTCTGTAA
- a CDS encoding uncharacterized protein (SECRETED:SignalP(1-26)) — protein sequence MPPVLVKCGAVLLLALTASGATGVSAHGTLYGRWNAAPMTGGRAAGEAGHGPSTHWEKARIGLVTGGPFTRCARDSDVAQTCATAGSQHLSKSVITIQKKPQAILSTPLHPIASFASIQRVHHPDIFAA from the exons atgcCCCCCGTTCTCGTAAAATGCGGTGCTGTGCTACTGCTAGCATTGACTGCTAGCGGCGCTACTGGAGTCAGCGCACATGGCACACTGTACGGGCGCTGGAATGCAGCGCCAATGACGGGCGGCAGGGCGGCGGGAGAGGCTGGGCACGGCCCCTCGACGCACTGGGAAAAAGCTCGTATCGGCCTGGTAACGGGAGGACCTTTCA CACGCTGCGCACGTGACTCTGACGTTGCCCAGACTTGCGCTACCGCCGGATCCCAGCATCTCTCCAAGAGCGTCATCACCATTCAAAAGAAGCCTCAAGCCATCCTCTCAACACCGCTCCATCCTATCGCCAGCTTTGCCTCCATTCAGCGCGTCCATCACCCCGACATATTCGCTGCCTGA
- a CDS encoding uncharacterized protein (EggNog:ENOG41~TransMembrane:1 (n6-17c22/23o95-117i)~SECRETED:SignalP(1-22)), translating to MRASSLLSTLAAFAVLASPVLAQKKGSSSSSASSASSASSSPTKSPSQTADDSGPTGLPTLTGPGGPIPTYPAPTVPPTKNAPFMKHSSAPDGTVFIAVGAILGAFGLGVLLWRVIVSFLLHRSVRRAALAQHEANTKTGFPAPPAPFYKYSDHASPAAPSSGRGVRRTNRNTMTPSAAPSQSNLFFSPTAAGSTAPGARGSAFLPSGFYAAGNSSPGGQQGPSISLTNLRPESTSYPNGSRGSLMGPSPPDSPHFSPRRDMSSSSVNLNTRQPGQRAPSAYLEDLLADEPGSLPPPQMPRDRASGSGSPRGSPRNRY from the coding sequence ATGCGGGCCTCCAGCCTCTTGTCGACCCTGGCGGCCTTTGCCGTGCTGGCCTCTCCAGTGCTGGCCCAGAAGAAGGGCTCGTCCTCAAGCTCCGCGTCTTCTGCGTCTTCCGCGTCCTCATCGCCCACCAAGTCGCCCTCCCAAACCGCCGACGACTCGGGCCCTACCGGTCTTCCCACGCTGACCGGCCCCGGCGGCCCTATCCCGACATACCCAGCGCCCACCGTGCCGCCCACCAAGAATGCGCCCTTCATGAAGCACTCCAGCGCGCCGGACGGCaccgtcttcatcgccgtgGGCGCCATCCTCGGCGCATTTGGCCTCGGCGTTCTTCTGTGGCGCGTCATCGTCAGCTTCCTGCTCCATCGCTCCGTCCGCCGCGCCGCGCTGGCCCAGCACGAGGCCAACACCAAGACTGGCTTCCCAGCACCGCCCGCGCCCTTCTACAAGTACTCGGACCACGCCTCTCCCGCTGCGCCTTCCAGCGGCCGCGGCGTCCGTCGCACCAACCGAAACACCATGACTCCGTCTGCCGCTCCCAGCCAGTCCAATCTGTTCTTCTCGCCGACAGCAGCGGGTTCCACTGCTCCGGGTGCTCGCGGCTCGGCTTTCCTGCCCTCTGGCTTCTACGCTGCCGGAAACTCGTCTCCTGGTGGGCAGCAAGGCCCTTCCATCAGCTTAACCAACCTGCGGCCTGAATCGACGAGCTACCCCAACGGCTCGAGGGGCTCGCTCATGGGCCCGTCGCCTCCCGACTCTCCTCACTTCTCCCCGCGAAGAGAcatgagcagcagctctgtcAACCTAAACACGCGCCAGCCGGGGCAGCGGGCTCCAAGTGCCTATCTCGAAGACTTGCTTGCCGATGAGCCTGGCAGCCTTCCTCCGCCCCAGATGCCGCGCGACAGAgccagtggcagtggcagccCTCGAGGCAGCCCTCGAAACAGATActaa